The Coffea arabica cultivar ET-39 chromosome 1e, Coffea Arabica ET-39 HiFi, whole genome shotgun sequence genome has a window encoding:
- the LOC113691253 gene encoding uncharacterized protein, with product MSLEDMVKSLADSTCQMRQDQQKFQQDSQRFQQETRASIRTLEAQMSQLASSLSNFENSKRKLPAQVIPNAMENVSAITLRSGKELQEYQNAVSKHDLKEQVEEETMKSPTQTLPRKEPRDTPPVVVTPPPPFSSRCAKSRKKEQEQEVFDIFRKVELKDFEKIYIGENVSAILQQKLSCKHKDPGMFTVPCKIGNVKVEKVLIDLGAAINIMSRSIYNSLNLGPLKETSVIMQLANMSNAYPDGILADIPVQVDKLVFLVDFYVLDMDDDFSVSPPVLLGRPFLMTSKTKIDVYSGTLTMEFDGDIIKFNTCDAIKCFSEAHSAFVIDVIDPFMQQKFELNGRDTLKVVINCNFDSHKMSRVAKKFELHPD from the coding sequence ATGTCCCTGGAAGACATGGTTAAGTCACTAGCTGACAGCACTTGTCAAATGCGACAGGACCAACAGAAATTTCAACAGGACTCGCAGAGATTTCAACAAGAGACACGCGCAAGCATTAGGACCTTGGAGGCGCAAATGTCACAACTGGCGTCTTCATTGAGCAACTTTGAGAATAGTAAAAGGAAGCTACCAGCTCAAGTGATTCCCAATGCAATGGAGAATGTGAGTGCAATTACTTTGAGAAGTGGCAAAGAATTGCAAGAATATCAAAATGCAGTATCTAAACATGATCTTAAAGAGCAAGTTGAGGAAGAAACAATGAAATCTCCAACTCAAACCCTTCCAAGAAAAGAGCCCAGAGATACACCCCCAGTAGTAGTGACACCTCCTCCTCCATTTTCCAGTCGATGTGCAAAATCCAGGAAAAAGGAGCAAGAGCAAGAAGTTTTTGACATTTTTCGCAAAGTTGAGTtgaaggactttgaaaagattTATATAGGAGAAAATGTTTCAGCGATCCTACAACAGAAATTGTCTTGTAAACATAAggatccaggtatgtttactgTTCCTTGCAAAATAGGGAATGTTAAGGTCGAAAAAGTATTGATAGATTTAGGAGCTGCAATAAATATTATGTCTCGTTCCATTTATAATTCTCTGAATCTTGGACCATTAAAAGAAACGAGTGTTATTATGCAACTTGCTAATATGTCTAATGCATATCCTGATGGGATATTGGCGGATATTCCAGTTCAAGTTGATAAATTGGTTTTTCTTGTAGATTTCTATGTACTAGATAtggatgatgatttttctgtttcacCCCCAGTTTTGTTAGGTAGGCCATTTTTAATGACatctaaaacaaaaattgatgtttATTCAGGAACCTTGacaatggaatttgatggtgacATAATAAAATTCAATACTTGTGATGCCATTAAATGTTTCAGTGAGGCACATTCTGCTTTTGTTATAGATGTAATTGACCCTTTCATGCAGCAAAAGTTTGAATTAAATGGTAGAGATACGTTGAAGGTTGTAATCAATTGCAATTTTGATTCGCACAAGATGTCAAGAGTTGCAAAGAAATTCGAGTTACATCCAGATTGA